In Salinigranum marinum, one DNA window encodes the following:
- a CDS encoding ABC transporter substrate-binding protein: protein MKLALDWTPNTNHTGIYVARAKGYYDEAGVDLAIHSPADDDYETTPAKRVADGAATVAIAPSESAISYHTHPDYPSLTAVAAVCQRDTSAVVTLESSGIDRPKKLDKKTYASYDARFEDHIVRQLVRNDGGQGEIDVITPPKLGIPNTLLDGTADATWVFMPWEGVQAERDGIGLNAFSLDEYGVPYGYTPVLLADPATIETDSDSLSAFLGATARGYEFAAEHPEEAARLLAETAEGPDLDDEAFLVESQRRIGEAYCSEGEWGWMRHERWAEFVSWLADENVLRTLDGDHIPAEEVDVAALYTNALLDRGVDRNG, encoded by the coding sequence ATGAAACTCGCCCTCGACTGGACACCGAACACGAACCACACGGGCATCTACGTCGCACGAGCGAAGGGATACTACGACGAGGCCGGCGTCGACCTCGCGATCCACTCGCCGGCCGACGACGACTACGAGACGACGCCGGCCAAGCGCGTCGCCGACGGCGCGGCGACGGTCGCCATCGCCCCGTCGGAGAGCGCGATCAGCTACCACACCCATCCCGACTACCCCTCGTTGACCGCGGTCGCCGCGGTGTGTCAGCGCGACACGAGCGCGGTCGTCACGCTCGAATCGAGCGGCATCGACCGACCGAAAAAGTTGGACAAGAAGACGTACGCGTCGTACGACGCTCGGTTCGAGGATCACATCGTCCGACAGCTCGTCCGCAACGACGGCGGGCAGGGGGAGATCGACGTCATCACGCCGCCGAAACTCGGGATCCCGAACACGCTCCTCGACGGGACGGCGGACGCGACGTGGGTGTTCATGCCGTGGGAGGGTGTCCAGGCCGAGCGCGACGGGATCGGGCTGAACGCCTTCTCGCTCGACGAGTACGGCGTCCCGTACGGCTACACGCCGGTCCTCCTCGCTGATCCGGCGACCATCGAGACCGACTCGGACTCCCTCTCGGCGTTCCTCGGCGCGACGGCGCGGGGCTACGAGTTCGCCGCCGAACACCCCGAAGAAGCCGCGAGACTGCTCGCGGAGACGGCCGAGGGGCCGGATCTCGACGACGAGGCGTTCCTCGTCGAGAGCCAGCGCCGGATCGGCGAGGCGTACTGCTCCGAGGGCGAGTGGGGGTGGATGCGTCACGAGCGGTGGGCGGAGTTCGTCTCCTGGCTGGCCGACGAGAACGTCCTCCGGACGCTCGACGGGGATCAC